In the genome of Saprospira sp. CCB-QB6, one region contains:
- a CDS encoding putative quinol monooxygenase — translation MIIRIVKMTFQPEETANFLAFFQPFKEQIRHFKGCQKLQILRGKDQPNIIFSYSYWNGPEDLDRYRKSALFGQVWPETKKRFAAKPEAWTLDLLAEID, via the coding sequence ATGATCATTCGCATTGTCAAAATGACTTTCCAGCCAGAGGAAACCGCTAATTTTTTGGCTTTTTTCCAGCCCTTTAAAGAGCAAATTCGCCATTTTAAAGGCTGTCAAAAATTGCAGATCCTTAGAGGAAAAGATCAGCCAAATATTATTTTCTCTTATAGTTATTGGAATGGGCCTGAAGATCTTGATCGTTACAGAAAATCGGCGCTTTTTGGACAGGTTTGGCCAGAAACCAAAAAGCGTTTTGCGGCTAAGCCAGAGGCTTGGACCTTGGACCTTTTGGCAGAAATTGATTAG
- a CDS encoding WbqC family protein, with the protein MRKAFICQSNYIPWKGYFEAIAQADVFVLYDCVQYTKNDWRNRNRIKTAQGLQWLSIPVRQKSLQQRIADTEIAQANWAKKHWNSWQTHYAKAPFFKIYAPKIKALYLEEESNFLSQINKRFILWVLQELDIQTTVLESVDFDLQEQDPSLRLIELLQKIEAQHYLSGPAAKAYINEAAFQAANIQLEYLNYGPYPTYEQLYPPFTDAVSILDLFFHLGPAAKHFFRSI; encoded by the coding sequence ATGCGCAAGGCTTTTATTTGTCAATCCAATTATATTCCCTGGAAGGGATACTTTGAGGCCATTGCCCAGGCCGATGTTTTTGTACTTTATGATTGTGTCCAATACACCAAAAACGATTGGCGCAATCGAAATCGTATAAAAACAGCCCAAGGATTGCAGTGGTTAAGCATCCCCGTTCGCCAAAAGAGTTTGCAACAGCGCATTGCCGATACGGAAATTGCTCAGGCCAATTGGGCCAAAAAGCATTGGAATAGCTGGCAGACCCATTATGCGAAGGCTCCCTTTTTCAAAATCTATGCCCCAAAAATTAAGGCGCTTTATTTGGAAGAGGAAAGCAACTTCCTTTCTCAAATCAATAAGCGGTTTATTCTTTGGGTACTGCAGGAGCTGGATATTCAGACAACGGTTTTAGAAAGTGTTGATTTTGATTTGCAAGAGCAGGACCCTAGTTTGCGATTGATTGAGCTTTTGCAGAAAATTGAGGCCCAACATTATTTGTCTGGTCCAGCAGCCAAAGCTTATATCAATGAAGCTGCTTTTCAGGCGGCTAATATTCAGTTGGAGTATTTGAATTATGGCCCCTACCCTACTTACGAGCAACTCTATCCTCCCTTTACTGATGCCGTCAGTATTCTAGATCTTTTTTTTCATTTGGGGCCAGCTGCCAAACATTTTTTTCGGTCCATTTAA
- a CDS encoding glycosyltransferase family 2 protein: MSSLAYAVVVPVYRGEESLPLLYGEIKAFFEGAGLSFELILVHDYGPDNSWAVMQELAAQDARVRPFQLSRNFGQHNAIICGFAQVRAPWIITMDEDLQQRPADISLLIAEQKKGNFDLVYGYFEERQHNGFRNLTSWLMQRSLSLAIPELHPHYSPFRLVRSEMAKACLQMNNSYTFLDGYLSWITQQVGSVRVRHQARQAGESGYTLRKLLNHSINILITFSDLPVRLLSGISIIIFILSSVYSLYILLRKLILNDIIPGYSSLVIMLGFGLSLVLLGIGILGEYIHRINQRSSRRPNFWLRAPENDTQNED, from the coding sequence ATGTCATCTTTAGCCTATGCTGTTGTTGTGCCCGTTTATCGAGGCGAAGAGAGTTTGCCCCTGCTTTATGGAGAAATTAAGGCTTTTTTTGAGGGAGCGGGCTTGAGTTTTGAGCTCATTTTGGTCCATGATTATGGGCCCGATAATTCATGGGCGGTCATGCAAGAATTGGCGGCTCAGGATGCTCGTGTTCGGCCCTTTCAGTTGAGCCGAAATTTTGGCCAGCACAATGCGATTATCTGTGGTTTTGCCCAAGTTCGGGCGCCTTGGATCATTACGATGGATGAGGATTTGCAGCAGCGGCCAGCCGATATTTCGCTGCTTATTGCCGAGCAAAAAAAGGGCAATTTCGATTTAGTTTATGGTTATTTTGAGGAGCGGCAGCACAATGGTTTTCGGAATCTGACCTCTTGGTTGATGCAACGCAGTTTGAGCTTGGCTATTCCCGAATTACATCCGCATTATAGCCCTTTCCGATTGGTTCGCAGCGAGATGGCCAAAGCTTGTTTACAGATGAACAATTCTTATACTTTTTTGGATGGTTATCTGAGCTGGATTACCCAGCAGGTGGGCAGTGTGCGGGTGCGTCATCAGGCACGGCAGGCGGGAGAAAGTGGCTATACTTTGCGCAAATTGCTCAATCATAGTATCAATATTTTAATTACTTTTTCGGACCTGCCCGTCCGCTTACTTTCGGGCATTTCGATCATTATATTTATACTCTCTTCGGTTTATTCGCTCTATATTTTGCTCCGAAAACTGATCCTCAATGATATTATTCCAGGCTACAGCAGTTTGGTCATTATGTTGGGGTTTGGGCTGAGTTTGGTTCTTTTGGGCATTGGAATTTTGGGCGAATACATTCACAGAATTAACCAGCGCAGTAGTCGAAGGCCCAATTTTTGGCTGCGTGCGCCAGAAAATGATACGCAAAATGAAGACTAG
- a CDS encoding formyltransferase family protein, which yields MKTRRYVFLVSGGGGNLRVLAQLLALGLLEGELVGVLADRACPALSWAQQKGIFAQQISYRQSQAEDLRWHLAQLQADLIITNIHKIIDAQTLAQFAQAHWVNLHYSLLPAFAGLIGLAPLKAAKKQNLPFFGASAHLVEAQVDAGPILAQGIFATDWEKKSEKAHIEQTFRAGALALWAALAQLEGQNLMEAAEDVYWENGQSIRLHPAPKIPEQLRQEAFWQSI from the coding sequence ATGAAGACTAGGCGCTATGTTTTTTTGGTTTCGGGCGGAGGAGGAAACCTTCGCGTCTTGGCTCAGCTTTTAGCGCTGGGGCTTTTAGAGGGCGAGCTAGTTGGCGTCTTAGCCGATCGGGCTTGTCCCGCCCTGAGTTGGGCCCAACAAAAAGGCATTTTTGCCCAACAAATTAGCTATCGGCAAAGCCAAGCAGAGGATTTGCGGTGGCATTTGGCCCAATTGCAAGCTGATCTGATTATTACCAATATTCACAAAATTATTGATGCCCAAACCCTGGCCCAATTTGCGCAGGCGCATTGGGTCAATTTGCATTATTCGCTTTTGCCTGCTTTTGCTGGACTAATTGGTTTGGCTCCTTTAAAAGCGGCAAAAAAGCAAAACTTGCCTTTTTTTGGAGCTAGTGCGCATTTGGTCGAAGCCCAAGTTGATGCAGGCCCCATTTTGGCCCAAGGCATTTTTGCTACAGATTGGGAAAAAAAGAGTGAAAAAGCCCATATTGAGCAAACTTTTCGAGCGGGCGCCTTGGCCCTTTGGGCAGCCTTGGCCCAATTGGAGGGGCAAAACTTGATGGAAGCGGCAGAAGATGTTTATTGGGAAAATGGGCAGTCTATTCGCTTGCATCCTGCGCCTAAAATTCCAGAACAATTGCGCCAAGAAGCATTTTGGCAAAGCATCTAG
- a CDS encoding WG repeat-containing protein → MIRFFFICCLGLLFFGPLAAQRPDSSFLMDNIYKVKLGEKTLWGFYERETGEILSPAAYDSIKYQFRLEQDLRYYEIQKNGKWGLLNKDLSPWIPPKYDKVNYRYKLDPARIFVEVGGKYGIFNEDGSEWLAPIYDEIMFDGNYFKVLKGEKWGILTIHGEEYIPICFAHIYDNLEPKYSLVRQEDKQLWSVYNWLAQNGEPCQLQPGLSFERIEYFNEFFTVYKDGLWGVADDKGQLVIERKYKELEPFSFLPLRWLKVLENDKYGLLRLDSVGKLDTILAPIYDDIGIDPDNYKLMARYKGKEDYMYEGEGYFNFAYDGIKYFLRHQLFIIELNGKAGIANVEKEILIPPKKYSKLHIIDRNTFMVQKGGKWGVVDAQNRELIAPAFTNFDFRKEGYFFAADGEKWGVVSLKKGILLAPKYEDVVILPKGRFLVQKGGKWGVVAVGGRVIEPIKWETYRYTRDSPEIELIKGNKSFKYKL, encoded by the coding sequence ATGATTCGATTCTTTTTTATCTGTTGTCTTGGCCTTTTATTTTTTGGGCCTTTAGCAGCTCAGCGGCCAGACAGCAGCTTTTTGATGGACAATATTTACAAAGTCAAATTAGGTGAAAAAACCCTTTGGGGCTTTTATGAGCGAGAAACAGGCGAAATCCTTAGTCCCGCCGCCTATGATAGCATTAAATATCAGTTTCGCCTAGAACAAGATTTGCGCTATTATGAAATCCAGAAAAATGGAAAATGGGGACTATTGAATAAGGACCTCAGCCCTTGGATTCCCCCTAAATATGATAAAGTTAATTATCGCTACAAACTAGATCCCGCCCGCATATTTGTCGAAGTTGGGGGCAAATATGGCATCTTCAATGAGGATGGTAGTGAGTGGTTGGCCCCTATTTATGATGAAATCATGTTTGACGGCAACTATTTTAAGGTCCTCAAAGGAGAAAAATGGGGCATTTTAACTATTCATGGAGAAGAGTATATTCCAATTTGTTTTGCGCATATCTATGATAATTTAGAACCTAAATATTCTTTGGTTCGCCAAGAAGATAAGCAGCTTTGGTCGGTGTATAATTGGTTGGCCCAAAATGGAGAACCTTGTCAATTGCAGCCAGGACTCAGCTTTGAGCGCATTGAGTACTTCAATGAGTTTTTTACGGTCTATAAAGATGGGCTTTGGGGTGTAGCTGATGATAAGGGCCAATTGGTCATTGAGCGCAAGTATAAGGAATTAGAGCCTTTTTCATTCTTGCCCTTGCGTTGGCTAAAGGTTTTGGAAAATGATAAATATGGGCTTTTGCGTCTAGATTCTGTAGGGAAATTAGACACTATTTTGGCCCCTATTTATGATGATATAGGCATTGACCCTGATAACTATAAGCTTATGGCCCGCTATAAGGGCAAAGAGGATTATATGTATGAAGGGGAAGGGTATTTTAACTTTGCCTATGATGGAATCAAGTACTTTTTGCGTCATCAGCTCTTTATTATTGAGCTAAATGGAAAGGCCGGGATAGCAAATGTAGAAAAAGAGATTTTGATTCCCCCAAAAAAGTACAGCAAGCTCCATATTATTGATCGCAATACTTTTATGGTCCAAAAAGGTGGAAAATGGGGGGTAGTTGATGCACAAAACCGAGAGCTCATTGCGCCTGCTTTCACCAACTTTGATTTTAGAAAAGAGGGGTACTTCTTTGCTGCTGATGGGGAGAAATGGGGAGTCGTTTCTTTGAAAAAAGGGATTTTATTGGCACCAAAATATGAGGATGTCGTCATTTTGCCCAAAGGCCGTTTTCTGGTCCAGAAAGGTGGAAAATGGGGGGTAGTAGCTGTTGGTGGCCGAGTTATTGAGCCCATAAAGTGGGAAACCTACCGCTATACCAGAGATAGCCCAGAAATAGAACTCATCAAGGGGAATAAAAGCTTTAAGTATAAACTTTAA
- the porN gene encoding type IX secretion system ring protein PorN/GldN produces MAYPKLIILALFIIGPQLLFAQYTFEAPAEEEQEASSQAAPPLLQYSHLEERDVFWETRIWRDIIVAEKANQHFSAVDQELISALMKAANHGEITLYHPIDDRFSQPLCPAERKAIMGETDTTTVVDPETLEEEHIAIYTPLNPQNIVAYRLKEVWYFDLQRGQLDVRILGVAPIVEEYGEDGEFLARRPLFWAYYPDARQALAKSRSYTPYNTPMSWADALDARFFSSLIIKQSNLQDRRIEDYAQGMQALLEAEKIQEKIRNFEHDLWTY; encoded by the coding sequence ATGGCTTATCCAAAATTGATTATTTTGGCCTTATTTATTATTGGGCCCCAGTTACTTTTTGCACAATATACATTTGAAGCCCCAGCTGAGGAGGAGCAAGAAGCGAGTAGCCAGGCTGCCCCACCACTTTTACAATATTCACATTTAGAAGAGCGGGATGTGTTTTGGGAAACTCGAATTTGGAGAGATATTATTGTAGCAGAAAAAGCCAATCAACATTTTTCTGCAGTAGATCAAGAATTGATTTCTGCTTTGATGAAGGCGGCAAATCATGGAGAAATTACGCTATATCATCCTATTGATGATCGCTTTAGCCAGCCATTATGTCCTGCTGAACGGAAAGCAATAATGGGGGAAACAGATACAACTACTGTTGTTGATCCAGAGACTTTAGAGGAGGAGCATATTGCGATTTATACGCCATTGAATCCTCAAAATATTGTGGCTTATCGCCTCAAAGAGGTTTGGTATTTTGATTTACAAAGAGGACAACTGGATGTGCGTATTTTGGGAGTGGCTCCAATTGTGGAGGAATATGGGGAGGATGGCGAGTTTTTGGCTCGTCGGCCACTTTTTTGGGCTTATTATCCAGATGCTCGACAAGCATTGGCGAAAAGCCGAAGTTATACGCCCTATAATACGCCTATGAGTTGGGCTGATGCACTTGATGCTCGTTTTTTTAGTTCCTTGATCATTAAACAATCCAATTTGCAAGATCGTCGAATAGAGGATTATGCTCAAGGAATGCAAGCCTTGTTAGAAGCGGAGAAGATCCAAGAGAAAATTCGGAATTTTGAACATGACCTTTGGACCTATTAA
- the porN gene encoding type IX secretion system ring protein PorN/GldN gives MNATALFQSALVFMFLLAANLTVSAQRMPIGTTESNNPIQETPRDDIYERHINSKKLVIPYDFLHEKDVFWEKRVWRLIDVREKQNHHFAAVATTGRKPFIMILLDHARKDDIAAYSVQGLEGADGDNFSNPIPKEEMQTLGTKIDTVVTFDPETLEEIIEPVVNQFNPEDVRQFRLKEVWFFDEETSAMDVRILGIAPIQDRYDDNGNFINSGPMFWVYYPDIRPVLAQHACYNPTNDLNTMSWEDVFEARHFSSYIIKESNVHDRRIQDYKSGVDALLEADKIKEQVRDYEHDLWTY, from the coding sequence ATGAATGCTACTGCCTTATTTCAGTCTGCCTTGGTATTTATGTTTCTGTTGGCTGCTAACCTAACAGTTTCGGCACAAAGGATGCCTATTGGCACTACCGAATCAAACAATCCAATTCAGGAAACACCTCGTGACGATATTTATGAGCGTCATATCAACTCTAAAAAGTTAGTAATTCCTTATGACTTCTTACATGAAAAAGATGTCTTTTGGGAGAAACGAGTTTGGCGTCTTATTGATGTACGTGAGAAGCAAAATCACCACTTTGCAGCTGTAGCTACTACTGGCCGTAAACCTTTTATCATGATTCTATTGGATCATGCCCGTAAAGATGATATTGCTGCATATTCTGTACAAGGTCTAGAAGGTGCAGATGGGGATAACTTTAGTAACCCTATTCCTAAAGAGGAAATGCAAACTCTAGGAACCAAAATTGACACAGTTGTTACTTTTGATCCTGAGACACTTGAAGAAATCATCGAGCCTGTTGTAAATCAATTTAACCCTGAAGATGTGCGTCAGTTTCGTCTTAAAGAGGTGTGGTTTTTTGATGAAGAAACTTCAGCTATGGATGTGCGTATACTTGGTATAGCGCCTATCCAAGATCGTTATGATGATAACGGGAACTTCATTAACTCAGGCCCCATGTTTTGGGTATATTATCCTGACATTCGTCCTGTTTTAGCTCAGCATGCTTGTTATAACCCTACCAATGACTTGAATACAATGAGCTGGGAGGATGTTTTTGAAGCAAGACATTTTTCTTCTTACATTATTAAAGAATCTAATGTGCACGATCGCCGTATTCAGGATTACAAGTCTGGTGTAGATGCATTGTTAGAAGCGGATAAGATTAAGGAGCAGGTTCGTGACTATGAGCATGACCTTTGGACATATTAG